A genomic stretch from Lagenorhynchus albirostris chromosome 12, mLagAlb1.1, whole genome shotgun sequence includes:
- the PNLDC1 gene encoding poly(A)-specific ribonuclease PNLDC1 isoform X1 produces the protein MDVGADEFEQSLPLLQELVLGADFVGKAPGFRASSPQPPGQREGVVRTAEGGEVRPGWVVARLQEAQTGPLRRTGCVPSRAWGGMLGSRYSLGPSLVQVERGGLDCPCFGFLCSPFLTSPGLLSSKKVSQNFYHQQRLQHKEPCDGLRLGTLVFLASPAGLDIEFTGLRSNPSGPQQISLFDLPSEWYLKTRQSVQQFTVCQIGLSMFSSIEGESNKYEAHSCNFFLFPTTFGILDSEFSFQASSVQFLNEHGFDYNKFLKNGIPYMNEEQEKKIKHSILTGNWRVRSSLDKDQIKVVIDEVTRWLDLAEEGDWMTLPGITGFQAFEVQLVLRKALPDIWTVMRGQGVTVKKVSKRHRWYLENTSCDRESCWQEKILLSARGFSVFFQMLVKAQKPLVGHNMMMDLLHLHEKFFRPLPESYEEFKVNIHNLFPVLIDTKSVAKDIWKELNFPRVSSLLEVYEVLNSDLNPTKNSGPVIIHASKCEKYVETKYPHEAAYDAFLCGSVLLKVAHLLLWRAHGVLPIPKPSFPLYLDVLAPYVNQVNLIRAGVPKINFSGPDYPSIRPPILIVTVRRWPGVSEQQVYREFQNLCKFDVRRLVGSHFLLLTNKFKDTRSILREYRCHPTLQVSVYRYWRHSPNVSCLLQVCGVVTTWAFIAFLLGGARP, from the exons ATGGACGTGGGCGCCGATGAGTTCGAGCAGAGCCTCCCTCTGTTGCAGGAGCTCGTCCTGGGCGCGGACTTCGTGGGTAAGGCGCCGGGATTCCGGGCCTCGTCGCCGCAGCCCCCTGGCCAGCGGGAGGGTGTGGTTCGGACGGCAGAGGGCGGAGAGGTGAGGCCCGGCTGGGTGGTTGCCAGGCTGCAGGAGGCTCAAACAGGGCCCCTCCGAAGGACAGGGTGTGTGCCTTCTCGGGCCTGGGGGGGCATGTTAGGCAGCAGGTACAGCCTTGGCCCCAGTTTGGTCCAGGTGGAACGGGGTGGCCTGGATTGTCCTTGCTTTGGCTTCCTCTGTTCTCCCTTCTTGACCTCTCCTGGCCTCTTGAGCAGCAAGAAGGTGAGCCAGAACTTTTACCACCAGCAGCGTTTACAGCACAAAGAGCCTTGCGATGGCCTGCGCCTGGGGACTCTTGTCTTTCTTGCCTCCCCTGCAGGTCTAGACATAGAGTTCACTGGCCTTCGTTCTAACCCGTCCGGGCCCCAGCAGATCAG TCTGTTTGACTTGCCATCAGAGTGGTATCTCAAGACCCGTCAGAGTGTTCAGCAGTTCACCGTCTGTCAGATTG GATTGTCTATGTTTTCCAGTATTGAAGGCGAGTCAAACAA gtatgaAGCCCATTCGTGtaacttctttctcttccctacAACGTTTGGGATTTTGGATTCAGAGTTCTCTTTCCAGGCTTCTAGTGTTCAGTTTTTGAATGAGCATGGCTTCGATTATAACAAG TTTCTCAAGAATGGAATCCCATATATGAACGAAGAAcaggagaagaaaattaaacacaGCATCCTGACTGGGAACTGGAGAGTTCGCAG TTCTCTGGATAAAGACCAAATCAAGGTGGTGATTGACGAGGTGACGCGCTGGCTGGACCTGGCAGAGGAAGGCGACTGGATGACCCTCCCTGGTATCACCG GCTTCCAGGCCTTCGAGGTCCAGCTTGTGCTGAGGAAGGCCCTCCCCGACATCTGGACGGTGATGAGAGGCCAGGGG GTGACAGTGAAGAAAGTGAGTAAACGGCATCGCTGGTATCTTGAGAACACCTCTTGCGATCGAGAAAGCTGTTGGCAGGAGAAGATTCTTCTCTCTGCGAggggtttttctgtgtttttccagATGCTGGTGAAAGCCCAGAAG CCCTTAGTGGGACATAATATGATGATGGATCTGCTGCATCTCCATGAGAAGTTCTTCAGACCTCTCCCAG AAAGCTATGAAGAATTTAAGGTGAATATCCACAACCTATTTCCTGTTCTCATTGACACCAAAAGTGTGGCCAAGGATATCTGGAAG GAACTGAATTTCCCAAGGGTTTCAAGTCTTTTAGAAGTTTATGAAGTCCTAAACAG TGACTTGAATCCCACCAAGAATTCTGGGCCAGTGATTATTCACGCAAGCAAATGTGAAAAATACG TTGAGACAAAGTATCCCCATGAAGCAGCATACGATGCCTTCCTGTGCGGATCAG ttcttttgaAAGTGGCCCACTTGCTCCTGTGGAGAGCGCACGG GGTTCTTCCCATCCCCAAGCCCTCCTTCCCGCTGTACCTCGACGTGCTGGCTCCCTATGTGAACCAGGTGAATCTTATCCGAGCCGGGGTCCCCAAGATC AATTTTTCGGGTCCAGATTACCCCAGTATCCGCCCTCCCATCCTCATTGTCACCGTCAGGAGGTGGCCCGGGGTCAGCGAGCAGCAAGTCTACCGCGAGTTTCAGAACCTCTGCAAGTTTGACGTCAGGAGACTGGTGGGGAGCCACTTCCTGCTTCTGACCAATAAGTTTAAGGA CACCCGGAGCATCCTGAGGGAGTACAGGTGCCACCCCACCCTGCAGGTCTCCGTGTACCGCTACTGGAGACACTCCCCAAACGTCAGCTGCCTGTTACA GGTCTGTGGCGTAGTCACCACCTGGGCCTTTATCGCGTTTCTCCTGGGAGGAGCTCGCCCCTGA
- the PNLDC1 gene encoding poly(A)-specific ribonuclease PNLDC1 isoform X6, whose translation MDVGADEFEQSLPLLQELVLGADFVGKAPGFRASSPQPPGQREGVVRTAEGGEVRPGWVVARLQEAQTGPLRRTGCVPSRAWGGMLGSRYSLGPSLVQVERGGLDCPCFGFLCSPFLTSPGLLSSKKVSQNFYHQQRLQHKEPCDGLRLGTLVFLASPAGLDIEFTGLRSNPSGPQQISLFDLPSEWYLKTRQSVQQFTVCQIGLSMFSSIEGESNKYEAHSCNFFLFPTTFGILDSEFSFQASSVQFLNEHGFDYNKFLKNGIPYMNEEQEKKIKHSILTGNWRVRSSLDKDQIKVVIDEVTRWLDLAEEGDWMTLPGITGFQAFEVQLVLRKALPDIWTVMRGQGVTVKKVSKRHRWYLENTSCDRESCWQEKILLSARGFSVFFQMLVKAQKPLVGHNMMMDLLHLHEKFFRPLPESYEEFKVNIHNLFPVLIDTKSVAKDIWKELNFPRVSSLLEVYEVLNSDLNPTKNSGPVIIHASKCEKYVETKYPHEAAYDAFLCGSEAGGSLGLWGLSGG comes from the exons ATGGACGTGGGCGCCGATGAGTTCGAGCAGAGCCTCCCTCTGTTGCAGGAGCTCGTCCTGGGCGCGGACTTCGTGGGTAAGGCGCCGGGATTCCGGGCCTCGTCGCCGCAGCCCCCTGGCCAGCGGGAGGGTGTGGTTCGGACGGCAGAGGGCGGAGAGGTGAGGCCCGGCTGGGTGGTTGCCAGGCTGCAGGAGGCTCAAACAGGGCCCCTCCGAAGGACAGGGTGTGTGCCTTCTCGGGCCTGGGGGGGCATGTTAGGCAGCAGGTACAGCCTTGGCCCCAGTTTGGTCCAGGTGGAACGGGGTGGCCTGGATTGTCCTTGCTTTGGCTTCCTCTGTTCTCCCTTCTTGACCTCTCCTGGCCTCTTGAGCAGCAAGAAGGTGAGCCAGAACTTTTACCACCAGCAGCGTTTACAGCACAAAGAGCCTTGCGATGGCCTGCGCCTGGGGACTCTTGTCTTTCTTGCCTCCCCTGCAGGTCTAGACATAGAGTTCACTGGCCTTCGTTCTAACCCGTCCGGGCCCCAGCAGATCAG TCTGTTTGACTTGCCATCAGAGTGGTATCTCAAGACCCGTCAGAGTGTTCAGCAGTTCACCGTCTGTCAGATTG GATTGTCTATGTTTTCCAGTATTGAAGGCGAGTCAAACAA gtatgaAGCCCATTCGTGtaacttctttctcttccctacAACGTTTGGGATTTTGGATTCAGAGTTCTCTTTCCAGGCTTCTAGTGTTCAGTTTTTGAATGAGCATGGCTTCGATTATAACAAG TTTCTCAAGAATGGAATCCCATATATGAACGAAGAAcaggagaagaaaattaaacacaGCATCCTGACTGGGAACTGGAGAGTTCGCAG TTCTCTGGATAAAGACCAAATCAAGGTGGTGATTGACGAGGTGACGCGCTGGCTGGACCTGGCAGAGGAAGGCGACTGGATGACCCTCCCTGGTATCACCG GCTTCCAGGCCTTCGAGGTCCAGCTTGTGCTGAGGAAGGCCCTCCCCGACATCTGGACGGTGATGAGAGGCCAGGGG GTGACAGTGAAGAAAGTGAGTAAACGGCATCGCTGGTATCTTGAGAACACCTCTTGCGATCGAGAAAGCTGTTGGCAGGAGAAGATTCTTCTCTCTGCGAggggtttttctgtgtttttccagATGCTGGTGAAAGCCCAGAAG CCCTTAGTGGGACATAATATGATGATGGATCTGCTGCATCTCCATGAGAAGTTCTTCAGACCTCTCCCAG AAAGCTATGAAGAATTTAAGGTGAATATCCACAACCTATTTCCTGTTCTCATTGACACCAAAAGTGTGGCCAAGGATATCTGGAAG GAACTGAATTTCCCAAGGGTTTCAAGTCTTTTAGAAGTTTATGAAGTCCTAAACAG TGACTTGAATCCCACCAAGAATTCTGGGCCAGTGATTATTCACGCAAGCAAATGTGAAAAATACG TTGAGACAAAGTATCCCCATGAAGCAGCATACGATGCCTTCCTGTGCGGATCAG AGGCTGGAGGCAGCTTGGGGCTCTGGGGGCTATCAGGTGGCTGA
- the PNLDC1 gene encoding poly(A)-specific ribonuclease PNLDC1 isoform X4, producing the protein MDVGADEFEQSLPLLQELVLGADFVGLDIEFTGLRSNPSGPQQISLFDLPSEWYLKTRQSVQQFTVCQIGLSMFSSIEGESNKYEAHSCNFFLFPTTFGILDSEFSFQASSVQFLNEHGFDYNKFLKNGIPYMNEEQEKKIKHSILTGNWRVRSSLDKDQIKVVIDEVTRWLDLAEEGDWMTLPGITGFQAFEVQLVLRKALPDIWTVMRGQGVTVKKVSKRHRWYLENTSCDRESCWQEKILLSARGFSVFFQMLVKAQKPLVGHNMMMDLLHLHEKFFRPLPESYEEFKVNIHNLFPVLIDTKSVAKDIWKELNFPRVSSLLEVYEVLNSDLNPTKNSGPVIIHASKCEKYVETKYPHEAAYDAFLCGSVLLKVAHLLLWRAHGVLPIPKPSFPLYLDVLAPYVNQVNLIRAGVPKINFSGPDYPSIRPPILIVTVRRWPGVSEQQVYREFQNLCKFDVRRLVGSHFLLLTNKFKDTRSILREYRCHPTLQVSVYRYWRHSPNVSCLLQVCGVVTTWAFIAFLLGGARP; encoded by the exons ATGGACGTGGGCGCCGATGAGTTCGAGCAGAGCCTCCCTCTGTTGCAGGAGCTCGTCCTGGGCGCGGACTTCGTGG GTCTAGACATAGAGTTCACTGGCCTTCGTTCTAACCCGTCCGGGCCCCAGCAGATCAG TCTGTTTGACTTGCCATCAGAGTGGTATCTCAAGACCCGTCAGAGTGTTCAGCAGTTCACCGTCTGTCAGATTG GATTGTCTATGTTTTCCAGTATTGAAGGCGAGTCAAACAA gtatgaAGCCCATTCGTGtaacttctttctcttccctacAACGTTTGGGATTTTGGATTCAGAGTTCTCTTTCCAGGCTTCTAGTGTTCAGTTTTTGAATGAGCATGGCTTCGATTATAACAAG TTTCTCAAGAATGGAATCCCATATATGAACGAAGAAcaggagaagaaaattaaacacaGCATCCTGACTGGGAACTGGAGAGTTCGCAG TTCTCTGGATAAAGACCAAATCAAGGTGGTGATTGACGAGGTGACGCGCTGGCTGGACCTGGCAGAGGAAGGCGACTGGATGACCCTCCCTGGTATCACCG GCTTCCAGGCCTTCGAGGTCCAGCTTGTGCTGAGGAAGGCCCTCCCCGACATCTGGACGGTGATGAGAGGCCAGGGG GTGACAGTGAAGAAAGTGAGTAAACGGCATCGCTGGTATCTTGAGAACACCTCTTGCGATCGAGAAAGCTGTTGGCAGGAGAAGATTCTTCTCTCTGCGAggggtttttctgtgtttttccagATGCTGGTGAAAGCCCAGAAG CCCTTAGTGGGACATAATATGATGATGGATCTGCTGCATCTCCATGAGAAGTTCTTCAGACCTCTCCCAG AAAGCTATGAAGAATTTAAGGTGAATATCCACAACCTATTTCCTGTTCTCATTGACACCAAAAGTGTGGCCAAGGATATCTGGAAG GAACTGAATTTCCCAAGGGTTTCAAGTCTTTTAGAAGTTTATGAAGTCCTAAACAG TGACTTGAATCCCACCAAGAATTCTGGGCCAGTGATTATTCACGCAAGCAAATGTGAAAAATACG TTGAGACAAAGTATCCCCATGAAGCAGCATACGATGCCTTCCTGTGCGGATCAG ttcttttgaAAGTGGCCCACTTGCTCCTGTGGAGAGCGCACGG GGTTCTTCCCATCCCCAAGCCCTCCTTCCCGCTGTACCTCGACGTGCTGGCTCCCTATGTGAACCAGGTGAATCTTATCCGAGCCGGGGTCCCCAAGATC AATTTTTCGGGTCCAGATTACCCCAGTATCCGCCCTCCCATCCTCATTGTCACCGTCAGGAGGTGGCCCGGGGTCAGCGAGCAGCAAGTCTACCGCGAGTTTCAGAACCTCTGCAAGTTTGACGTCAGGAGACTGGTGGGGAGCCACTTCCTGCTTCTGACCAATAAGTTTAAGGA CACCCGGAGCATCCTGAGGGAGTACAGGTGCCACCCCACCCTGCAGGTCTCCGTGTACCGCTACTGGAGACACTCCCCAAACGTCAGCTGCCTGTTACA GGTCTGTGGCGTAGTCACCACCTGGGCCTTTATCGCGTTTCTCCTGGGAGGAGCTCGCCCCTGA
- the PNLDC1 gene encoding poly(A)-specific ribonuclease PNLDC1 isoform X3: protein MDVGADEFEQSLPLLQELVLGADFVGKAPGFRASSPQPPGQREGVVRTAEGGEVRPGWVVARLQEAQTGPLRRTGCVPSRAWGGMLGSRYSLGPSLVQVERGGLDCPCFGFLCSPFLTSPGLLSSKKVSQNFYHQQRLQHKEPCDGLRLGTLVFLASPAGLDIEFTGLRSNPSGPQQISLFDLPSEWYLKTRQSVQQFTVCQIGLSMFSSIEGESNKYEAHSCNFFLFPTTFGILDSEFSFQASSVQFLNEHGFDYNKFLKNGIPYMNEEQEKKIKHSILTGNWRVRSSLDKDQIKVVIDEVTRWLDLAEEGDWMTLPGITGFQAFEVQLVLRKALPDIWTVMRGQGVTVKKVSKRHRWYLENTSCDRESCWQEKILLSARGFSVFFQMLVKAQKPLVGHNMMMDLLHLHEKFFRPLPESYEEFKVNIHNLFPVLIDTKSVAKDIWKELNFPRVSSLLEVYEVLNSDLNPTKNSGPVIIHASKCEKYVETKYPHEAAYDAFLCGSVLLKVAHLLLWRAHGGWRQLGALGAIRWLTATKRGQRGRSCPTKPVTVSCVFPPEPR, encoded by the exons ATGGACGTGGGCGCCGATGAGTTCGAGCAGAGCCTCCCTCTGTTGCAGGAGCTCGTCCTGGGCGCGGACTTCGTGGGTAAGGCGCCGGGATTCCGGGCCTCGTCGCCGCAGCCCCCTGGCCAGCGGGAGGGTGTGGTTCGGACGGCAGAGGGCGGAGAGGTGAGGCCCGGCTGGGTGGTTGCCAGGCTGCAGGAGGCTCAAACAGGGCCCCTCCGAAGGACAGGGTGTGTGCCTTCTCGGGCCTGGGGGGGCATGTTAGGCAGCAGGTACAGCCTTGGCCCCAGTTTGGTCCAGGTGGAACGGGGTGGCCTGGATTGTCCTTGCTTTGGCTTCCTCTGTTCTCCCTTCTTGACCTCTCCTGGCCTCTTGAGCAGCAAGAAGGTGAGCCAGAACTTTTACCACCAGCAGCGTTTACAGCACAAAGAGCCTTGCGATGGCCTGCGCCTGGGGACTCTTGTCTTTCTTGCCTCCCCTGCAGGTCTAGACATAGAGTTCACTGGCCTTCGTTCTAACCCGTCCGGGCCCCAGCAGATCAG TCTGTTTGACTTGCCATCAGAGTGGTATCTCAAGACCCGTCAGAGTGTTCAGCAGTTCACCGTCTGTCAGATTG GATTGTCTATGTTTTCCAGTATTGAAGGCGAGTCAAACAA gtatgaAGCCCATTCGTGtaacttctttctcttccctacAACGTTTGGGATTTTGGATTCAGAGTTCTCTTTCCAGGCTTCTAGTGTTCAGTTTTTGAATGAGCATGGCTTCGATTATAACAAG TTTCTCAAGAATGGAATCCCATATATGAACGAAGAAcaggagaagaaaattaaacacaGCATCCTGACTGGGAACTGGAGAGTTCGCAG TTCTCTGGATAAAGACCAAATCAAGGTGGTGATTGACGAGGTGACGCGCTGGCTGGACCTGGCAGAGGAAGGCGACTGGATGACCCTCCCTGGTATCACCG GCTTCCAGGCCTTCGAGGTCCAGCTTGTGCTGAGGAAGGCCCTCCCCGACATCTGGACGGTGATGAGAGGCCAGGGG GTGACAGTGAAGAAAGTGAGTAAACGGCATCGCTGGTATCTTGAGAACACCTCTTGCGATCGAGAAAGCTGTTGGCAGGAGAAGATTCTTCTCTCTGCGAggggtttttctgtgtttttccagATGCTGGTGAAAGCCCAGAAG CCCTTAGTGGGACATAATATGATGATGGATCTGCTGCATCTCCATGAGAAGTTCTTCAGACCTCTCCCAG AAAGCTATGAAGAATTTAAGGTGAATATCCACAACCTATTTCCTGTTCTCATTGACACCAAAAGTGTGGCCAAGGATATCTGGAAG GAACTGAATTTCCCAAGGGTTTCAAGTCTTTTAGAAGTTTATGAAGTCCTAAACAG TGACTTGAATCCCACCAAGAATTCTGGGCCAGTGATTATTCACGCAAGCAAATGTGAAAAATACG TTGAGACAAAGTATCCCCATGAAGCAGCATACGATGCCTTCCTGTGCGGATCAG ttcttttgaAAGTGGCCCACTTGCTCCTGTGGAGAGCGCACGG AGGCTGGAGGCAGCTTGGGGCTCTGGGGGCTATCAGGTGGCTGACGGCCACCAAACGCGGCCAGAGAGGGCGCTCATGCCCCACTAAGCCTGTGACTGTCTCCTGTGTTTTCCCGCCTGAGCCAAGGTGA
- the PNLDC1 gene encoding poly(A)-specific ribonuclease PNLDC1 isoform X2 gives MDVGADEFEQSLPLLQELVLGADFVGKAPGFRASSPQPPGQREGVVRTAEGGEVRPGWVVARLQEAQTGPLRRTGCVPSRAWGGMLGSRYSLGPSLVQVERGGLDCPCFGFLCSPFLTSPGLLSSKKVSQNFYHQQRLQHKEPCDGLRLGTLVFLASPAGLDIEFTGLRSNPSGPQQISLFDLPSEWYLKTRQSVQQFTVCQIGLSMFSSIEGESNKYEAHSCNFFLFPTTFGILDSEFSFQASSVQFLNEHGFDYNKFLKNGIPYMNEEQEKKIKHSILTGNWRVRSSLDKDQIKVVIDEVTRWLDLAEEGDWMTLPGITGFQAFEVQLVLRKALPDIWTVMRGQGVTVKKVSKRHRWYLENTSCDRESCWQEKILLSARGFSVFFQMLVKAQKPLVGHNMMMDLLHLHEKFFRPLPESYEEFKVNIHNLFPVLIDTKSVAKDIWKELNFPRVSSLLEVYEVLNSDLNPTKNSGPVIIHASKCEKYVETKYPHEAAYDAFLCGSVLLKVAHLLLWRAHGVLPIPKPSFPLYLDVLAPYVNQVNLIRAGVPKIVSRLHFAPPIQRLEAAWGSGGYQVADGHQTRPERALMPH, from the exons ATGGACGTGGGCGCCGATGAGTTCGAGCAGAGCCTCCCTCTGTTGCAGGAGCTCGTCCTGGGCGCGGACTTCGTGGGTAAGGCGCCGGGATTCCGGGCCTCGTCGCCGCAGCCCCCTGGCCAGCGGGAGGGTGTGGTTCGGACGGCAGAGGGCGGAGAGGTGAGGCCCGGCTGGGTGGTTGCCAGGCTGCAGGAGGCTCAAACAGGGCCCCTCCGAAGGACAGGGTGTGTGCCTTCTCGGGCCTGGGGGGGCATGTTAGGCAGCAGGTACAGCCTTGGCCCCAGTTTGGTCCAGGTGGAACGGGGTGGCCTGGATTGTCCTTGCTTTGGCTTCCTCTGTTCTCCCTTCTTGACCTCTCCTGGCCTCTTGAGCAGCAAGAAGGTGAGCCAGAACTTTTACCACCAGCAGCGTTTACAGCACAAAGAGCCTTGCGATGGCCTGCGCCTGGGGACTCTTGTCTTTCTTGCCTCCCCTGCAGGTCTAGACATAGAGTTCACTGGCCTTCGTTCTAACCCGTCCGGGCCCCAGCAGATCAG TCTGTTTGACTTGCCATCAGAGTGGTATCTCAAGACCCGTCAGAGTGTTCAGCAGTTCACCGTCTGTCAGATTG GATTGTCTATGTTTTCCAGTATTGAAGGCGAGTCAAACAA gtatgaAGCCCATTCGTGtaacttctttctcttccctacAACGTTTGGGATTTTGGATTCAGAGTTCTCTTTCCAGGCTTCTAGTGTTCAGTTTTTGAATGAGCATGGCTTCGATTATAACAAG TTTCTCAAGAATGGAATCCCATATATGAACGAAGAAcaggagaagaaaattaaacacaGCATCCTGACTGGGAACTGGAGAGTTCGCAG TTCTCTGGATAAAGACCAAATCAAGGTGGTGATTGACGAGGTGACGCGCTGGCTGGACCTGGCAGAGGAAGGCGACTGGATGACCCTCCCTGGTATCACCG GCTTCCAGGCCTTCGAGGTCCAGCTTGTGCTGAGGAAGGCCCTCCCCGACATCTGGACGGTGATGAGAGGCCAGGGG GTGACAGTGAAGAAAGTGAGTAAACGGCATCGCTGGTATCTTGAGAACACCTCTTGCGATCGAGAAAGCTGTTGGCAGGAGAAGATTCTTCTCTCTGCGAggggtttttctgtgtttttccagATGCTGGTGAAAGCCCAGAAG CCCTTAGTGGGACATAATATGATGATGGATCTGCTGCATCTCCATGAGAAGTTCTTCAGACCTCTCCCAG AAAGCTATGAAGAATTTAAGGTGAATATCCACAACCTATTTCCTGTTCTCATTGACACCAAAAGTGTGGCCAAGGATATCTGGAAG GAACTGAATTTCCCAAGGGTTTCAAGTCTTTTAGAAGTTTATGAAGTCCTAAACAG TGACTTGAATCCCACCAAGAATTCTGGGCCAGTGATTATTCACGCAAGCAAATGTGAAAAATACG TTGAGACAAAGTATCCCCATGAAGCAGCATACGATGCCTTCCTGTGCGGATCAG ttcttttgaAAGTGGCCCACTTGCTCCTGTGGAGAGCGCACGG GGTTCTTCCCATCCCCAAGCCCTCCTTCCCGCTGTACCTCGACGTGCTGGCTCCCTATGTGAACCAGGTGAATCTTATCCGAGCCGGGGTCCCCAAGATCGTAAGTAGACTTCATTTTGCTCCCCCCATTCAGAGGCTGGAGGCAGCTTGGGGCTCTGGGGGCTATCAGGTGGCTGACGGCCACCAAACGCGGCCAGAGAGGGCGCTCATGCCCCACTAA
- the PNLDC1 gene encoding poly(A)-specific ribonuclease PNLDC1 isoform X7, with protein MFSSIEGESNKYEAHSCNFFLFPTTFGILDSEFSFQASSVQFLNEHGFDYNKFLKNGIPYMNEEQEKKIKHSILTGNWRVRSSLDKDQIKVVIDEVTRWLDLAEEGDWMTLPGITGFQAFEVQLVLRKALPDIWTVMRGQGVTVKKVSKRHRWYLENTSCDRESCWQEKILLSARGFSVFFQMLVKAQKPLVGHNMMMDLLHLHEKFFRPLPESYEEFKVNIHNLFPVLIDTKSVAKDIWKELNFPRVSSLLEVYEVLNSDLNPTKNSGPVIIHASKCEKYVETKYPHEAAYDAFLCGSVLLKVAHLLLWRAHGVLPIPKPSFPLYLDVLAPYVNQVNLIRAGVPKINFSGPDYPSIRPPILIVTVRRWPGVSEQQVYREFQNLCKFDVRRLVGSHFLLLTNKFKDTRSILREYRCHPTLQVSVYRYWRHSPNVSCLLQVCGVVTTWAFIAFLLGGARP; from the exons ATGTTTTCCAGTATTGAAGGCGAGTCAAACAA gtatgaAGCCCATTCGTGtaacttctttctcttccctacAACGTTTGGGATTTTGGATTCAGAGTTCTCTTTCCAGGCTTCTAGTGTTCAGTTTTTGAATGAGCATGGCTTCGATTATAACAAG TTTCTCAAGAATGGAATCCCATATATGAACGAAGAAcaggagaagaaaattaaacacaGCATCCTGACTGGGAACTGGAGAGTTCGCAG TTCTCTGGATAAAGACCAAATCAAGGTGGTGATTGACGAGGTGACGCGCTGGCTGGACCTGGCAGAGGAAGGCGACTGGATGACCCTCCCTGGTATCACCG GCTTCCAGGCCTTCGAGGTCCAGCTTGTGCTGAGGAAGGCCCTCCCCGACATCTGGACGGTGATGAGAGGCCAGGGG GTGACAGTGAAGAAAGTGAGTAAACGGCATCGCTGGTATCTTGAGAACACCTCTTGCGATCGAGAAAGCTGTTGGCAGGAGAAGATTCTTCTCTCTGCGAggggtttttctgtgtttttccagATGCTGGTGAAAGCCCAGAAG CCCTTAGTGGGACATAATATGATGATGGATCTGCTGCATCTCCATGAGAAGTTCTTCAGACCTCTCCCAG AAAGCTATGAAGAATTTAAGGTGAATATCCACAACCTATTTCCTGTTCTCATTGACACCAAAAGTGTGGCCAAGGATATCTGGAAG GAACTGAATTTCCCAAGGGTTTCAAGTCTTTTAGAAGTTTATGAAGTCCTAAACAG TGACTTGAATCCCACCAAGAATTCTGGGCCAGTGATTATTCACGCAAGCAAATGTGAAAAATACG TTGAGACAAAGTATCCCCATGAAGCAGCATACGATGCCTTCCTGTGCGGATCAG ttcttttgaAAGTGGCCCACTTGCTCCTGTGGAGAGCGCACGG GGTTCTTCCCATCCCCAAGCCCTCCTTCCCGCTGTACCTCGACGTGCTGGCTCCCTATGTGAACCAGGTGAATCTTATCCGAGCCGGGGTCCCCAAGATC AATTTTTCGGGTCCAGATTACCCCAGTATCCGCCCTCCCATCCTCATTGTCACCGTCAGGAGGTGGCCCGGGGTCAGCGAGCAGCAAGTCTACCGCGAGTTTCAGAACCTCTGCAAGTTTGACGTCAGGAGACTGGTGGGGAGCCACTTCCTGCTTCTGACCAATAAGTTTAAGGA CACCCGGAGCATCCTGAGGGAGTACAGGTGCCACCCCACCCTGCAGGTCTCCGTGTACCGCTACTGGAGACACTCCCCAAACGTCAGCTGCCTGTTACA GGTCTGTGGCGTAGTCACCACCTGGGCCTTTATCGCGTTTCTCCTGGGAGGAGCTCGCCCCTGA